In Anaerolineae bacterium, one DNA window encodes the following:
- a CDS encoding SUMF1/EgtB/PvdO family nonheme iron enzyme, with protein sequence MNLVGQTLGQYELVEMIGMGGMATVYKAYQPNLNRYVAIKVLSEKYALTDDLKKRFLREAKAVAQLSHPNILPIFDVGTEGDWSYLVMKYVAGHTLSRLLGRPMSLSRVGHFLNQLAGALDHAHAKGIIHRDIKPVNILVENDWLFLADFGLAKIIESSTFTSIGTVVGTPEYISPEQADSRPVDHRTDIYALGIVLYEMVTGRVPYQSETPMGIMFKHVYETPPAPRSLNPNLPEEVEQAILKAMAKAPGDRYNRSGELAEALRQAIDKKVSDEQASHITISTAPKTPPRPKHVKTDSAPAPTPPPRSTSKHTLTLSTPLYLELVQIPAGEFLMGSAVRDKNAQDDEKPQHTVYVSEFYITKYPVTNEQYAAFVKMNNYRTPDHWADGQFPPDQAEHPVVYLWRDDAIAFCKWLSQETGHLFRLPTEAEWEKAARGAEGQLYPWGNEWEQVRLNCRENGLGETTPVGHYSPEGDSPYQVAEMSGNVWEWCTDWFGEREYKRRVTSTVKNPTGPQKGKWYVLRGGSFDSNASLTRCAYRGKDFRFARNKDYGFRVVQASGWESMTKFRKQFS encoded by the coding sequence ATGAATCTTGTAGGGCAAACGCTCGGCCAATACGAATTGGTTGAAATGATTGGGATGGGTGGTATGGCTACGGTGTACAAGGCGTACCAACCTAATTTAAACCGATACGTAGCCATTAAAGTTCTATCAGAAAAATACGCGCTAACCGACGACTTGAAGAAACGTTTTTTACGTGAAGCAAAAGCCGTAGCCCAACTCAGTCATCCTAATATTTTGCCCATTTTTGATGTTGGTACAGAAGGTGATTGGAGTTATTTGGTAATGAAATATGTAGCCGGGCACACCTTGAGCCGGTTACTGGGTCGGCCCATGTCTCTATCCAGAGTAGGCCATTTTTTGAACCAACTTGCCGGCGCTTTGGATCATGCGCATGCCAAAGGCATCATCCATCGAGACATCAAGCCAGTGAATATTTTGGTGGAGAATGATTGGCTGTTTTTGGCCGACTTTGGCCTGGCAAAAATTATTGAGAGCAGCACTTTCACCAGTATCGGCACGGTTGTGGGCACACCGGAGTATATCTCTCCCGAACAAGCTGATAGCCGGCCGGTGGATCACCGAACCGATATTTATGCATTGGGGATTGTATTGTATGAAATGGTTACCGGGCGGGTGCCTTACCAGAGCGAAACACCTATGGGAATTATGTTCAAGCATGTCTATGAAACGCCGCCTGCCCCACGTTCTCTGAATCCCAATCTGCCGGAAGAAGTAGAACAGGCCATTCTCAAAGCTATGGCCAAAGCGCCAGGCGACCGTTACAACCGAAGCGGCGAATTGGCCGAGGCCTTGCGCCAGGCTATTGATAAAAAGGTTAGCGATGAGCAAGCAAGCCATATTACCATTTCAACCGCGCCCAAAACACCGCCGCGCCCAAAACATGTCAAAACAGACTCGGCTCCTGCCCCCACACCCCCGCCCCGGTCAACGTCTAAGCACACTCTGACCCTGTCAACACCACTCTATCTTGAGCTTGTTCAGATACCGGCCGGCGAATTTTTAATGGGCAGCGCCGTACGGGACAAAAACGCCCAGGATGATGAGAAACCACAGCATACCGTTTATGTGTCTGAGTTTTATATAACCAAATATCCGGTAACCAATGAGCAGTACGCCGCTTTTGTTAAAATGAACAATTACAGAACGCCAGACCATTGGGCCGATGGACAATTCCCGCCAGACCAGGCAGAACACCCGGTAGTTTACCTCTGGCGAGATGATGCCATAGCCTTTTGTAAATGGTTAAGCCAGGAAACCGGGCATCTGTTCCGCCTGCCCACCGAAGCGGAGTGGGAGAAAGCGGCCCGGGGCGCGGAGGGTCAACTGTATCCCTGGGGGAATGAGTGGGAGCAGGTCAGGTTGAATTGCCGCGAAAATGGATTGGGGGAAACCACGCCGGTTGGTCACTACTCGCCAGAGGGGGATAGCCCCTACCAGGTAGCCGAGATGAGCGGCAATGTGTGGGAATGGTGCACCGATTGGTTTGGCGAACGGGAATACAAACGCCGGGTTACATCAACGGTTAAAAACCCAACCGGACCCCAAAAAGGCAAATGGTATGTTTTGCGGGGCGGTTCTTTTGATAGCAACGCTTCGCTCACACGTTGCGCCTATCGGGGTAAAGATTTCCGGTTTGCCCGCAATAAAGATTATGGGTTCCGGGTTGTTCAGGCCAGCGGCTGGGAATCGATGACTAAATTTAGAAAACAATTTTCTTGA
- a CDS encoding helix-turn-helix domain-containing protein, whose translation MDLKKFGEQLRALRKKAGFTQEQFIDQLQQIAAAGPADEYRVINASLVSRWESAHEHHGRFWKPTRQYVIYLAH comes from the coding sequence ATGGACCTAAAGAAATTTGGTGAGCAGTTACGCGCCTTGAGAAAAAAGGCCGGGTTCACCCAGGAACAATTTATAGACCAGCTCCAACAAATTGCCGCTGCCGGGCCGGCAGATGAATACCGGGTGATTAATGCTTCATTGGTTTCACGGTGGGAATCGGCCCACGAACATCACGGGCGTTTCTGGAAACCAACCCGGCAATACGTTATCTATCTGGCCCAT